In Archocentrus centrarchus isolate MPI-CPG fArcCen1 chromosome 16, fArcCen1, whole genome shotgun sequence, a single window of DNA contains:
- the etv1 gene encoding ETS translocation variant 1 isoform X2, with protein sequence MDGFHDQQVPYCNSTKQREKTTSCERPANDRKRKFIKSDLALDTEELFQDLSQLQETWLAEAQVPDNDEQFVPDFQTENLAFHGLQLKIKRELHSPCSELSSNCSQERPFKLQYGEKCPYSISAYEQKQPTGMKPSSPVTPPCSTPVSPLHHGSPTAAPTPKPDRTYAHIPASQPLPDNAYTMDHRFRRQLSEPCHSFPSPPTMARDGRPIYHRQMSEPNIPFPPQGFKQEYPDPLFEHPAMMGAPLPHTYPASMMIKQEPRDFTYDSEVPSCHSVYLRQDGYLAHTNRTEGCMFDKVARHFYDDTCVVPEKVEGDIKQESGLYREGPSYQRRGSLQLWQFLVALLDDPSNSHFIAWTGRGMEFKLIEPEEVARRWGIQKNRPAMNYDKLSRSLRYYYEKGIMQKVAGERYVYKFVCDPEALFSMAFPDNQRPVLKTDMERQINEEDTVPLSHFDENMAYVQEGPYCQPHPYSEGYVY encoded by the exons atggatggatttcacGACCAGCAAGTGCCTTACTGTAACTCCACA AAGCAGCGAGAAAAGACAACGAGCTGCGAAAGGCCAgcaaatgacagaaaaagaaaattcattAAGTCCGACCTGGCTCTGGACACTGAAG AGCTCTTCCAGGACCTCAGTCAGCTGCAGGAGACTTGGCTAGCAGAAG CTCAAGTTCCCGACAACGATGAGCAGTTCGTTCCGGATTTCCAGACTGAAAACT TGGCTTTCCACGGACTGCAGCTGAAGATCAAGAGAGAGCTGCACAGCCCGTGTTCAGAGCTGAGCTCCAACTGCAGCCAGGAGCGGCCCTTCAAACTCCAGTATGGAGAGAAGTGCCCGTACAGCATCAg TGCCTATGAGCAGAAGCAGCCCACAGGAATGAAGCCCTCCAGCCCAGTGACGCCCCCCTGTAGCACCCCTGTGTCCCCCCTTCATCATGGCTCACCCACGGCAGCCCCGACACCCAAACCAGACAGGACCTACGCCCACATACCGGCCTCGCAGCCTCTCCCTGATAACGCCTACACTATGGACCACAG ATTTCGGCGTCAGCTCTCTGAGCCTTGCCACTCGTTTCCCTCCCCGCCGACGATGGCTCGGGACGGCCGGCCCATCTACCACAGGCAGATGTCAGAGCCCAACATCCCCTTCCCTCCTCAAGGCTTCAAACAGGAGTACCCCGACCCCCTCTTCGAGCACCCGGCCATGATGGGGGCCCCTCTTCCCCACACGTACCCAGCCAGCATGATGATCAAGCAGGAGCCGAGGGACTTCACCTATGACTCAG AAGTGCCTAGCTGCCATTCTGTCTACTTACGGCAAGACGGCTATCTGGCTCACACTAACAGGACTGAAG GTTGTATGTTTGACAAAGTGGCGAGGCACTTCTACGACGACACCTGCGTGGTGCCTGAAAAGGTGGAAG GTGACATCAAGCAGGAGTCAGGCCTGTACCGCGAGGGCCCGTCGTACCAGCGCAGAGGCTCGCTACAGCTCTGGCAGTTCCTGGTGGCTTTGCTGGATGACCCGTCCAACTCCCATTTCATCGCCTGGACCGGCCGCGGCATGGAGTTTAAACTCATCGAGCCAGAAGAG GTGGCACGTCGGTGGGGCATACAGAAGAACCGGCCGGCAATGAATTATGACAAACTCAGCAGATCATTGCGCTACTACTATGAGAAGGGAATCAtgcaaaag GTGGCCGGTGAGAGATACGTGTACAAGTTTGTGTGCGACCCCGAGGCCTTGTTCTCCATGGCGTTTCCTGACAATCAGCGGCCGGTGCTGAAGACCGACATGGAGCGGCAGATCAACGAGGAGGACACGGTGCCGCTGTCACACTTTGATGAGAACATGGCCTACGTACAGGAGGGACCCTACTGCCAGCCGCATCCCTACAGCGAGGGCTACGTTTATTAA
- the etv1 gene encoding ETS translocation variant 1 isoform X1 has product MDGFHDQQVPYCNSTKQREKTTSCERPANDRKRKFIKSDLALDTEELFQDLSQLQETWLAEAQVPDNDEQFVPDFQTENLAFHGLQLKIKRELHSPCSELSSNCSQERPFKLQYGEKCPYSISAYEQKQPTGMKPSSPVTPPCSTPVSPLHHGSPTAAPTPKPDRTYAHIPASQPLPDNAYTMDHRFRRQLSEPCHSFPSPPTMARDGRPIYHRQMSEPNIPFPPQGFKQEYPDPLFEHPAMMGAPLPHTYPASMMIKQEPRDFTYDSAEVPSCHSVYLRQDGYLAHTNRTEGCMFDKVARHFYDDTCVVPEKVEGDIKQESGLYREGPSYQRRGSLQLWQFLVALLDDPSNSHFIAWTGRGMEFKLIEPEEVARRWGIQKNRPAMNYDKLSRSLRYYYEKGIMQKVAGERYVYKFVCDPEALFSMAFPDNQRPVLKTDMERQINEEDTVPLSHFDENMAYVQEGPYCQPHPYSEGYVY; this is encoded by the exons atggatggatttcacGACCAGCAAGTGCCTTACTGTAACTCCACA AAGCAGCGAGAAAAGACAACGAGCTGCGAAAGGCCAgcaaatgacagaaaaagaaaattcattAAGTCCGACCTGGCTCTGGACACTGAAG AGCTCTTCCAGGACCTCAGTCAGCTGCAGGAGACTTGGCTAGCAGAAG CTCAAGTTCCCGACAACGATGAGCAGTTCGTTCCGGATTTCCAGACTGAAAACT TGGCTTTCCACGGACTGCAGCTGAAGATCAAGAGAGAGCTGCACAGCCCGTGTTCAGAGCTGAGCTCCAACTGCAGCCAGGAGCGGCCCTTCAAACTCCAGTATGGAGAGAAGTGCCCGTACAGCATCAg TGCCTATGAGCAGAAGCAGCCCACAGGAATGAAGCCCTCCAGCCCAGTGACGCCCCCCTGTAGCACCCCTGTGTCCCCCCTTCATCATGGCTCACCCACGGCAGCCCCGACACCCAAACCAGACAGGACCTACGCCCACATACCGGCCTCGCAGCCTCTCCCTGATAACGCCTACACTATGGACCACAG ATTTCGGCGTCAGCTCTCTGAGCCTTGCCACTCGTTTCCCTCCCCGCCGACGATGGCTCGGGACGGCCGGCCCATCTACCACAGGCAGATGTCAGAGCCCAACATCCCCTTCCCTCCTCAAGGCTTCAAACAGGAGTACCCCGACCCCCTCTTCGAGCACCCGGCCATGATGGGGGCCCCTCTTCCCCACACGTACCCAGCCAGCATGATGATCAAGCAGGAGCCGAGGGACTTCACCTATGACTCAG CAGAAGTGCCTAGCTGCCATTCTGTCTACTTACGGCAAGACGGCTATCTGGCTCACACTAACAGGACTGAAG GTTGTATGTTTGACAAAGTGGCGAGGCACTTCTACGACGACACCTGCGTGGTGCCTGAAAAGGTGGAAG GTGACATCAAGCAGGAGTCAGGCCTGTACCGCGAGGGCCCGTCGTACCAGCGCAGAGGCTCGCTACAGCTCTGGCAGTTCCTGGTGGCTTTGCTGGATGACCCGTCCAACTCCCATTTCATCGCCTGGACCGGCCGCGGCATGGAGTTTAAACTCATCGAGCCAGAAGAG GTGGCACGTCGGTGGGGCATACAGAAGAACCGGCCGGCAATGAATTATGACAAACTCAGCAGATCATTGCGCTACTACTATGAGAAGGGAATCAtgcaaaag GTGGCCGGTGAGAGATACGTGTACAAGTTTGTGTGCGACCCCGAGGCCTTGTTCTCCATGGCGTTTCCTGACAATCAGCGGCCGGTGCTGAAGACCGACATGGAGCGGCAGATCAACGAGGAGGACACGGTGCCGCTGTCACACTTTGATGAGAACATGGCCTACGTACAGGAGGGACCCTACTGCCAGCCGCATCCCTACAGCGAGGGCTACGTTTATTAA
- the etv1 gene encoding ETS translocation variant 1 isoform X4, with protein sequence MLQDLSASVLFPACLQHRSFAQVPDNDEQFVPDFQTENLAFHGLQLKIKRELHSPCSELSSNCSQERPFKLQYGEKCPYSISAYEQKQPTGMKPSSPVTPPCSTPVSPLHHGSPTAAPTPKPDRTYAHIPASQPLPDNAYTMDHRFRRQLSEPCHSFPSPPTMARDGRPIYHRQMSEPNIPFPPQGFKQEYPDPLFEHPAMMGAPLPHTYPASMMIKQEPRDFTYDSEVPSCHSVYLRQDGYLAHTNRTEGCMFDKVARHFYDDTCVVPEKVEGDIKQESGLYREGPSYQRRGSLQLWQFLVALLDDPSNSHFIAWTGRGMEFKLIEPEEVARRWGIQKNRPAMNYDKLSRSLRYYYEKGIMQKVAGERYVYKFVCDPEALFSMAFPDNQRPVLKTDMERQINEEDTVPLSHFDENMAYVQEGPYCQPHPYSEGYVY encoded by the exons ATGCTTCAGGATTTAAGTGCGAGCGTCCTCTTTCCAGCGTGTCTGCAGCACCGAAGTTTTG CTCAAGTTCCCGACAACGATGAGCAGTTCGTTCCGGATTTCCAGACTGAAAACT TGGCTTTCCACGGACTGCAGCTGAAGATCAAGAGAGAGCTGCACAGCCCGTGTTCAGAGCTGAGCTCCAACTGCAGCCAGGAGCGGCCCTTCAAACTCCAGTATGGAGAGAAGTGCCCGTACAGCATCAg TGCCTATGAGCAGAAGCAGCCCACAGGAATGAAGCCCTCCAGCCCAGTGACGCCCCCCTGTAGCACCCCTGTGTCCCCCCTTCATCATGGCTCACCCACGGCAGCCCCGACACCCAAACCAGACAGGACCTACGCCCACATACCGGCCTCGCAGCCTCTCCCTGATAACGCCTACACTATGGACCACAG ATTTCGGCGTCAGCTCTCTGAGCCTTGCCACTCGTTTCCCTCCCCGCCGACGATGGCTCGGGACGGCCGGCCCATCTACCACAGGCAGATGTCAGAGCCCAACATCCCCTTCCCTCCTCAAGGCTTCAAACAGGAGTACCCCGACCCCCTCTTCGAGCACCCGGCCATGATGGGGGCCCCTCTTCCCCACACGTACCCAGCCAGCATGATGATCAAGCAGGAGCCGAGGGACTTCACCTATGACTCAG AAGTGCCTAGCTGCCATTCTGTCTACTTACGGCAAGACGGCTATCTGGCTCACACTAACAGGACTGAAG GTTGTATGTTTGACAAAGTGGCGAGGCACTTCTACGACGACACCTGCGTGGTGCCTGAAAAGGTGGAAG GTGACATCAAGCAGGAGTCAGGCCTGTACCGCGAGGGCCCGTCGTACCAGCGCAGAGGCTCGCTACAGCTCTGGCAGTTCCTGGTGGCTTTGCTGGATGACCCGTCCAACTCCCATTTCATCGCCTGGACCGGCCGCGGCATGGAGTTTAAACTCATCGAGCCAGAAGAG GTGGCACGTCGGTGGGGCATACAGAAGAACCGGCCGGCAATGAATTATGACAAACTCAGCAGATCATTGCGCTACTACTATGAGAAGGGAATCAtgcaaaag GTGGCCGGTGAGAGATACGTGTACAAGTTTGTGTGCGACCCCGAGGCCTTGTTCTCCATGGCGTTTCCTGACAATCAGCGGCCGGTGCTGAAGACCGACATGGAGCGGCAGATCAACGAGGAGGACACGGTGCCGCTGTCACACTTTGATGAGAACATGGCCTACGTACAGGAGGGACCCTACTGCCAGCCGCATCCCTACAGCGAGGGCTACGTTTATTAA
- the etv1 gene encoding ETS translocation variant 1 isoform X3 has translation MLQDLSASVLFPACLQHRSFAQVPDNDEQFVPDFQTENLAFHGLQLKIKRELHSPCSELSSNCSQERPFKLQYGEKCPYSISAYEQKQPTGMKPSSPVTPPCSTPVSPLHHGSPTAAPTPKPDRTYAHIPASQPLPDNAYTMDHRFRRQLSEPCHSFPSPPTMARDGRPIYHRQMSEPNIPFPPQGFKQEYPDPLFEHPAMMGAPLPHTYPASMMIKQEPRDFTYDSAEVPSCHSVYLRQDGYLAHTNRTEGCMFDKVARHFYDDTCVVPEKVEGDIKQESGLYREGPSYQRRGSLQLWQFLVALLDDPSNSHFIAWTGRGMEFKLIEPEEVARRWGIQKNRPAMNYDKLSRSLRYYYEKGIMQKVAGERYVYKFVCDPEALFSMAFPDNQRPVLKTDMERQINEEDTVPLSHFDENMAYVQEGPYCQPHPYSEGYVY, from the exons ATGCTTCAGGATTTAAGTGCGAGCGTCCTCTTTCCAGCGTGTCTGCAGCACCGAAGTTTTG CTCAAGTTCCCGACAACGATGAGCAGTTCGTTCCGGATTTCCAGACTGAAAACT TGGCTTTCCACGGACTGCAGCTGAAGATCAAGAGAGAGCTGCACAGCCCGTGTTCAGAGCTGAGCTCCAACTGCAGCCAGGAGCGGCCCTTCAAACTCCAGTATGGAGAGAAGTGCCCGTACAGCATCAg TGCCTATGAGCAGAAGCAGCCCACAGGAATGAAGCCCTCCAGCCCAGTGACGCCCCCCTGTAGCACCCCTGTGTCCCCCCTTCATCATGGCTCACCCACGGCAGCCCCGACACCCAAACCAGACAGGACCTACGCCCACATACCGGCCTCGCAGCCTCTCCCTGATAACGCCTACACTATGGACCACAG ATTTCGGCGTCAGCTCTCTGAGCCTTGCCACTCGTTTCCCTCCCCGCCGACGATGGCTCGGGACGGCCGGCCCATCTACCACAGGCAGATGTCAGAGCCCAACATCCCCTTCCCTCCTCAAGGCTTCAAACAGGAGTACCCCGACCCCCTCTTCGAGCACCCGGCCATGATGGGGGCCCCTCTTCCCCACACGTACCCAGCCAGCATGATGATCAAGCAGGAGCCGAGGGACTTCACCTATGACTCAG CAGAAGTGCCTAGCTGCCATTCTGTCTACTTACGGCAAGACGGCTATCTGGCTCACACTAACAGGACTGAAG GTTGTATGTTTGACAAAGTGGCGAGGCACTTCTACGACGACACCTGCGTGGTGCCTGAAAAGGTGGAAG GTGACATCAAGCAGGAGTCAGGCCTGTACCGCGAGGGCCCGTCGTACCAGCGCAGAGGCTCGCTACAGCTCTGGCAGTTCCTGGTGGCTTTGCTGGATGACCCGTCCAACTCCCATTTCATCGCCTGGACCGGCCGCGGCATGGAGTTTAAACTCATCGAGCCAGAAGAG GTGGCACGTCGGTGGGGCATACAGAAGAACCGGCCGGCAATGAATTATGACAAACTCAGCAGATCATTGCGCTACTACTATGAGAAGGGAATCAtgcaaaag GTGGCCGGTGAGAGATACGTGTACAAGTTTGTGTGCGACCCCGAGGCCTTGTTCTCCATGGCGTTTCCTGACAATCAGCGGCCGGTGCTGAAGACCGACATGGAGCGGCAGATCAACGAGGAGGACACGGTGCCGCTGTCACACTTTGATGAGAACATGGCCTACGTACAGGAGGGACCCTACTGCCAGCCGCATCCCTACAGCGAGGGCTACGTTTATTAA